A stretch of the Capra hircus breed San Clemente chromosome 10, ASM170441v1, whole genome shotgun sequence genome encodes the following:
- the NGDN gene encoding neuroguidin, which translates to MAAPEVLESDLPNAVALLKNLQEQVMAVTAQVQTLTKKVQAKAYPTEKGLSLLEVKDQLLLMYLMDLSHLILDKASGGSLQGHPAVLRLVEIRTVLEKLRPLDQKLKYQIDKLVKTAVTGSLSENDPLRFKPHPSNMMSKLSSEDEEEDEAEEGQSGASGKKSGKGTAKKYVPPRLVPVHYDETEAEREKKRLERAKRRALSSSVIRELKEQYSDAPEEIRDARHPHVTRQSQEDQHRINYEESMMVRLSVSKREKGRRKRANVMSSQLHSLTHFSDISALTGGTPHLNEDQNPTKKRKKIPKKGRKKKGFRRRR; encoded by the exons ATGGCGGCTCCG GAGGTGTTGGAGTCAGACCTGCCAAATGCTGTGGCACTTTTGAAAAACCTCCAGGAGCAG GTGATGGCTGTCACAGCACAAGTGCAAACTCTGACCAAAAAAGTTCAGGCTAAAGCTTATCCTACAGAAAAG GGTCTCAGCCTTTTGGAAGTAAAAGATCAGCTGTTGCTCATGTACCTTATGGAtttgagccatctcatcctggacaAAGCCTCAGGAGGTTCTCTTCAGGGACATCCTGCAGTTTTGAGACTGGTGGAGATTCGCACG GTTTTGGAAAAGCTTCGTCCTTTGGACCAAAAATTGAAGTATCAGATTGACAAACTGGTCAAGACTGCAGTGACAGGCAGCCTCA GTGAGAATGACCCACTCCGTTTTAAGCCTCATCCCAGCAATATGATGAGCAAG TTGAGCTCTGAGGATGAGGAGGAAGATGAAGCAGAGGAAGGCCAGTCTGGGGCTTCAGGGAAGAAATCTGGAAAAGGAACAGCTAAGAAATACGTCCCACCACGCTTGGTTCCAGTTCATTATG ATGAAACAGAAGCTGAGCGGGAGAAGAAGCGCCTAGAACGAGCCAAGAGACGGGCGTTGAGCAGCTCTGTCATTCGTGAGCTAAAGGAGCAGTACTCAGATGCTCCAGAGGAAATCCGAGATGCTCGGCATCCTCATGTTACTCGCCAGAGTCAGGAGGATCAACACAG GATTAACTATGAGGAGAGCATGATGGTGCGTTTAAGTGTCAGCAAGCGGGAGAAAGGACGGCGAAAACGAGCAAATGTCATGAGCTCACAGCTTCATTCCCTCACACACTTCAGTGACATCAGTGCTCTGACAGGAGGAACCCCTCATCTTAACGAG GATCAAAATCCTACTAAGAAGCGGAAGAAGATACCTAAGAAAGGTCGGAAGAAGAAAG GTTTTCGGAGGCGGCGGTGA